One Aedes aegypti strain LVP_AGWG unplaced genomic scaffold, AaegL5.0 Primary Assembly AGWG_AaegL5_hic_scaff_1027_PBJ_arrow, whole genome shotgun sequence genomic window, atcggcgagaaatgtccttagcgattccttttcagcagcaaatcaaaCTTTATCAGGATTGCTCCAGGGATGTAACCCTAATTGGAAGCTAGAAATACCAATATATGATAATTTAGCAAAACGTCCAAAATACAACTTTGTATTGTTTTGATGATCGGTGTACTTTGGACGTATTGGGGCTTCTGAAAATCAAACGTCCTATATGACAGTTTAGATGCTAACTTCGTGAAAATGAACATTGGACgttttattcattttcatttttgtttaatcAATGGATTCTGATGTAGATGAGTGTTTTATATATCGTTCATTACTAAATACGTTATCATTTGCACGGataaactcatttttttttttttcaaatttgttacttAGGTCCTCTTGAAAAGTTACGCAAGATTTCATTGCGCGTGCTTAAATTTGAATTTGGGAGGTATGAAGATTAGTCTGAAGGGTAGACCGATTTCCAGAATGGTTTCGATATTCGGTTTGAGTGATGGGAGAACTTCTGAACCGTTCCAATTAGGGATAGTCGTCAATTATGGTCTTTTGAGAAGAGTGGCATTTAGTAAGACTAATGTGGGTGAAATTGGGAACAGCTAAACCGTTTTCTTTTCCTTTTCTAGGATCGAACTGAACCTACCTGAGGTTAGGTCTCATACCAGGCATTTCAACACGTGCGAATACGAGAGAATAGAATGCGATGTGGTAGTCCCTAGGTTGCTTAATAGGGTAATATacggaattctttcggagtagACCGCCAGTCGTTCCCAAACGATTTTGGCGTGCTACACACTCCAAAGTTCTCACCAGAAGTTTTCCACAGTTCTATCTAAATTAATGAAGGATATGGGCAAAATCCCTCTTTTATCCCGATTAGGAATTCCCACGTCAAAAATCTAGCTagatataacttttttttatctttaacgAGATTTTCAGGCCTAGGCAAATGCATCTTGGTACCAAGTTTCCTTCCAAAGGAAGTCGTAACTATAACCTTTTGGTTAAaattgactatctcggggatcgGATCCTCAGAACCTCAGCGTGAGTGGCGTGTGTTcgaaccactacaccaggtccgtccatAAATAATTCACAACAACTCATTTAAAAGTATACCTATGGGCCCGCACAGATAAATAGGCCTATATTGATGAGATCAGTTTACCATTCTGACCAGTTAGTTTGTTATTCTTGAACTGTAGAATGGTATAGCATCCTATAACTATCTCAATGTCGTTGGTTTCCATTGTTCGCTCCACTGTCCTAGAAATTTCCTGCGTTGTTTTGACCCTCATTGCCTACGTTCTCAGCACCATTAAAGTGTTCTtcaaagtgctgcttccacctttcaatcacttcACGTTCATCAATCAAGATACTCCCATTCTTCTtactgcacatctcggctcgcgagACGAAGGTAATGCTCCACTAGCTTCTAGTAGCACTCACGCACATAACATAAGTGGAACTCGAGCTCAAGAAGTGATACCCACTTTAATATTTGCATGCTGGTATAAGGACATCGAAATGTCAAAAGAGTTATACAATATTCATTATCGATATTCACGCTTAGCCAGCGCTGTATATGttcaaactacacagaatgaggcaaccaatgcagaactagctgactgagtgaaaattctgtgtaggtcacactcattctgtgagtagctttcctatacaaaatgaaatgagaaatcatctgctgatcaactgtggacatgaGAAAAGCAGGTAATccgttggccgttggtaagatggggagttttctagcgaaaagccggaagacgatcgcaaatgcgaaagtttttccccatttgcttccgctgcggctattcgaatgaaaaatccctgaaaaactttaaaatttgttttttatgaagcaaaacaaaaatagaagCAAATTCTGCAAGCGTGGAGAAGCAAATTCTCCTCTTCTGTGCGTAATtcactaattcagttttgttcACCActgtttgcacaaaactgtgtcaGCCCCCTTTGCACTGAATATGTGCTGCACGAAATGAGGCCGATTTTGTGCGCTCGGTACCCATTTTTGAGCGGAACAAGTTTAGCGtgttgtattgaaatgaattaAAGATAACATATATTCAGAGTGGCTACAAAGAGAatggaaataattatttttggtaCAGCTTTAGAATTAGATTTCGGCCTCTCATATCCGAGATAATTGAGTCAATGTAAAAGCtatctacacggagaaatatttttacctaatttttgagtttactttacccaaaattaagtatatcgattatagtttcaacccaaaatctctcggttttctctttctcccacacgaatgttgtcaaaaatagagagagctgcatctacccaatgggggtactttggcccaataagccaaatttgggtaaatgcaacttttcttatgtttgggtcgaaagaactcaattttgcgttaaatcaacccaaaattgggtatatttttctaatggaattaaagccaaactacctagtggggaccttgaaaatttagccaaaattgagttattgggctgaactacggaattgcgttgaaacaacccaaaattgagtgaattccgtctccgtgtatgtTGTTTCTAAcattgtcatgtctacctatatCAAGTGATAGTCATTACACTACCCTATGACTCTGGCAcattttacttgttcgtacctatTGGATTTCTGAGCTATGAATACTGGCTGCTGTATGCACAGAACAGGGAGAGTGTTCTCGGACgatggactgattaacatattattttattctttatttacaggatataaaagtggcgacgaggatcatggaaacgtgtgttggGGATAATCGTTTTTCTTTGGGGTGTCGAATTGccaatttcatttgtttttgaaaagtgtGGTGAAATTGCCGATATGAGTTGAACCAAATTGTTCTCTAGAGCTGACGAAATCGtcgtttattttgaaaaaagttgttcttttgtgaagcgaTTACTGTATTGAGATGAACGgaattgttctttagtgttgacgaattttcaaatgtaatgttgagcaGTGTGAATCCAATGGTTCGAATGTTTTGTTGTAATCATAATCAAATTTGTGAgttgaaattaaaattgtggAATTTTCTGGGTATATTTTCGATTGCTCATTGTATGaattattgtaattattgtctttttaaagagttattgcaaagtttctaaaggggaaaggactgtcatgtctacctatatCAAGTGATAGTCATTACACTACCCTATGACTGTGGTACATTTTACTTGTTCGTATCTAttggatttctgagctataaatactggctgctGTATGCACAGAACAGGGAGAGTGTTCTCGGACGGTGGACTGATCAACATAttcttttaatatttatttgcaggatataaaacaaagcatttttagatgaatgaacggaaggattttgaaaaacaaaagctTTTTCGCGTTAGTAAACATTCTGTGGTTATGAAACCTGAATATTGGAGATTATGAAAGAAATCATtaacaaattatgaaaaaaaaatgtcttatcGTCAGACATTGCTTTTCAGCGTTCCCTGATCGTAATGTCTGCAATCTTTGCAGCAACTGGTCTATTGCTCGAATCATGTGTTTTTTGTTTACCGTTGGCAATGACACTCGATGTCTTCTATCTAGTTTAGTTTGTTTACCACTTGTCAGCAGCTGAAAGTGGGTACAACTTTTCAACTTGCTGTGGCTTCCGAGTTCCACATATGTTATGTGACTCACGTGTTTCTTTAGACCAGATATCTTAGGATATATCGGGCTAAACATGTTGCTTAGTGCTTGCAATGACTATGAAAGTGATTCTAGCAGAAGTTTTCCCATTTTGAAagacatttttccaaaatactGTCAATAATTTTTCCATAAACTGTTCTTGCGAtttgattagatttttatcagaaatttatccaggaatttctgcaaaCAGTCATTGATAATTTTGTGCCAAGAACTTGCTCTATAAATGATCTCCAGcttttttcagaattcctccGCGAGTCAGAAACTCCATCAAGAATTCGTGATTATGTTGTACTTGACAATACCACTTTCaggtatttttaaaaagtttcatCTAGAAAATCTCCCTCGGAATTGCAATGAAACTTGCTGTGattacatatacttttttccaagtttctcccagaagtcCATTCATACAGTTTTCACAAGTACTCAACCAGAAATACCTGAAATAATTATTACAgttgcctctccacatctcgatatcgaagggaccatcgagatagggagagatcgagacaaagaacgaatttttgatgaatactagattgaaaaacactccgttgccaagaaagtaatacacaaacagacgtcattttgagctcctaatttgttttgaatcccaaaactttggtctagtaaccttcgatattggtcatatcgataTACGGAgacaaaattgagaacgaaaaatcaacagaaacacatcgagatatggagatatcgagataaggaggatatcgagatatggaaagtgaaaatgtttgcagactgaagggacttatgaaatcatcgacatagggaaagATATCGAggtgtagaacatcgagatgtggagagtcgactgtattatttttcttcttcttgaaattACGTCCTCatagggacagagcctgcttctcagcttagtgttcaatgagcacttccatagttattaactgagagctttctttgccaaaattgccattttagcatttgtttatcgtgtggcaggtacgatgatactaatGCCCTggtaagtcaaggaaattttcatttcgaaaagatccaggaccaaccgggaattgaatccagacaccttcagcatggctttgctttgtagctgcgaaCTCTAGCCACTCGGCTTGGGAAGGTcccaaaaaataattattaaaggTCATCAAAAGAATTTGTTAAATGTGTTAACCATTTTATACCATgtatattttctccataaaaaaatatatcaatacACTAAACAGTAAAAGGCCGGTGCCGAAATGCTCGACTGCATTCGCAAACGCATACAAATACCTCTGAAGCTCGTTTGTATGTACGTGTCAGCAAACACAAAATAGTAAGTTCACATTAGTTTCCTGCAGTAACGTCTCGTTGATCACTGGTCCCATCGTATCATTATCCCTCGTGTCCCCCCGTTCGCCGGCTAGGCCAAAACCTCCGGTGCAACCCATCCACCGAAGGCACGTTCCAGCTCGCACGCTACGGCCAAGCATAGCCTGTCCTGGTTCACGTTGGCCACGACCTGCAGCCCGATTGGCAAACCCTCCCGACCCAACCCCAGAGGTACTGCCGTCGCCGGGAATCCCAACACGTTGATGATTCCGGTATAGCTGAAGTTCAACGCCCTCACGATCGGTTCGTTGTGGTAAGGCGCCACCGTCGGATGGGTCGGGTAGATGAACACTCCGTTGTCCCCGAGCATGGTTTTCATCTCCTGCAGGAGTTCATCCCGCTGTTTGACCATGTAATGGTACTTATCTGTTCCGTACTGGATTCCCTTCCGTTCGGTGATCGCAGTCATGATACCCACAAAGGTATGATTCGACTGCCCGATCATCCACTTCAGAGCCTCCACGTACGGATTGATCTTGTCTTCCAGATTGTCCAGTTGCGCGTCGAACGAAATGTTCTCCTTGTGCTTCATGTTACCGAACCAGATGGGAGCCGACTTGCGCAGCTTGTCCAGGTACACCTTCCGAACTTCGGCCTTAACGGTGCTGCGGAAGTGAGCCATCACCTTCTCCATGGCGTCGCGGATATCCAGGTCGACCGGGGACACTAGCAAACCGCCTCCGTCGTTCTGTTGGTAGAAGAATCGAACCTGCTTCAGGTCAACGGGTTCGTCCAGTCTTAGCTTCGCTGCGTTCTGATCCGCGATTATCCGCAGCATAGGTTTGAGATCCGTCGCGTAGCGACACATCGGTCCAATTCCTAAAATAGAAATAATTCCGATGATCAATCTGTAATTGTTTGGAAGATCAAAAATCCAACAAACCAAGGAACATCTCCTGTTCGTCGCTGATCGCCTGAGGGTACTGTCCGTCGTTTGAGACCACATTCCGGGACGGTTTGTGTCCGAAGATTCCGTTGAAGAACGCCGGCATCCGGATGGAACCTCCGATGTCCGACCCAAGTCCGAAGGGGAACCGGCCGCAGCCTGGATGGCACCCTCACCACCGCTCGATCCACCGACGATGCGATTATTGTCGTACGGATTGCATGTGCGACCATGGATGGTGTTGGTACTTTCCCACCTGGGAGAGAAAAGAGTAGAAAAGATTGATCATTAATAACTTTTGTATGAATCACAGCAGTGTCTTCTATGCTGACCAATAAAACAGCAGTGGATGCAAAGTgaaaggagcactttcagcagttTCAGaatggtgaaaatggaaatataGCGAGGAAACGGATGAACACAGACGAAAACAGTGGAGCTGTAAACCCACAAACGATAAGAGAGGTTATAAGGCTATAGCGTTCTTCGTAAGACTTCTGTGAAGAACGAGATCCCCGTCAAGCTTCTCAGGCACGGCAGTGAGCGGCTTTACTAAACGTTCCATCGAGTAGTTCAGAAAATCTGAAATCAAAAAAATGCCTACCGGTTGGTACGCCCaaaatatgcgtcgtattacagtgcttcttattgcatagttccagacaattcggccgagaaaaacccctcatgccaaagtgaatcatggaagtgtccaAGTTGCTCTACACCCTactatatttttgtttatttaattCTTCATGTGCCGAATTGCTTAGACGAACGACCACATGAAAAGAACGACTTTTCATAGAGTAAACTGATTGTCTCCCCTACGTCTGCTAGAGATCCGATTCCAAGTTAGAATCCCTTACCTGAATCAGATTTGGATCATCCGACGGATGTGGAATCAGAAGCTAGTTGATTAAGTCATTGAAAAATCCAGACTAATTTGAAGAATGGTGTATGGACGCACTCAGGTATAATTTTGGCAACTCcgaaaacagaactgaaaagtgttactctgcccataactgcatatttgtaacattcgacaaaagtaggcattgagtaaatggaataccaagtgtgcgttttatggcagtatggaaggaaactaaaatttctaaaaattaccagtaactcaaaagtgcttatttgaggctgatattttgaacaactcatatcgcatactaggtgaattgtcataaaataattctgatagaaatttcagtGCCCTTGCTTTATGAGaatcatttataatctcaatgtgactattATGCGGTTattattaccaatgtgacaaaacaacttgggatttttatcgaattttctagaacaatctcacagatttcagtaaggtgatcgaaagtatttatcatttgatgactctccatggtattaattccaatttgtcaaaaatgtcgaatgtgactgttttgcagttatgggcagtactttTCAATACAGTTTtcaatgctgaaaagtagcacttttcggCATTGTTTTGTGTGGTTGGAAAAGTAGGCTGTTATGTGGTCCATTCTGTTAATAAAAAGTAGGCAGatatgcaacggaattgcaaaaaaaaaaacattttagagGTCTGTGAAGAAAATTCTTTGGAACTACACGATATAAGAAATACACGGACTGTTCAACAATAGGTGAGAtttttagccgttcaacatTGGGCAAATTGCCCTATTTGCTAGAAAActctttaattgaaaaaaattcggcGCGCCGCAATCAAGACGCTATTTGAGCTGTTCAGTGAGGATCCTTTCGGGCAtgaactttaatcaactcgctAAAacatgggatggtacacaaattatgtcacgcttaaTGAGAGCTTTTTCAATACCCCCCCCCTCTTTCTTTCTCACGCTTTTTTATAAGACCTCCAAAAGTTTTTTAAGGCTTGTCAAGCTATGCTTGACCCCCTCTTCCACTTTGCAGCGTGATATTATTCTTGAATTGACCCTTGGTAAAACAATTCAATCTAAAGCCTTGATTACACTACGCGCGCAATGCACGAAcgtttgttcagaaaaaaaaatcgttcaatatTCGCGCGAACTGTTCGAGGTAAGTACGAACTGTCCACCCATATATAAAACAGTTCGAACAAACACGTCATTGGTTCCATGATTGTTGGTCGTTGCAACCGAAGTGTGGTGTATTCATTGTTCGTCAAAaagtgctgctgttgctgttatcAGAGTATATTATTAACCAACGATTTACCTCAACTAATGCTTCTTTACTTCcagatatttatttaaaattattctatgGTTTCTTTCAAAGACCTTGCAAACATTAATGCAAAAATGTTAAGAAGTATCTTCAGGATTGACCTAATAAAAATGTCGAGGAAATCCTTTAGATATTTCGTCAGAAACTCAAGAACATCATGATATTTAGAATTTCCTTTAGGATATCGTTCATTGAATGTTTTATCGATTCCTTCCGAAAGCCgttagattcctccaggaagcccTTTTTTCGGTACCAGATTTTCTAGACCGATTCTGATAGGGCTCCAgaaatcctcctgggatttttccaaggattattcAAATTTCACAGATATGCATTTTGTTGGATTACTCAGGAATTTTTTCCAGGATTCATTAAATagttcttcagagattcttccaaagattcttcaagtgatttctccttatattcctctaaaaattcttccagaaagacctgagaatttctctaggaaaatctctatTGGGGATGTTCTCAAGGCTTTCTCTAGTTTAACGACAATTTCTTAAAGGAgtacttcagatatttctccagtgatatctccagaaactcctcaagTAGTtctttcgatatttttcaaagaattatttctgagattttctccagagatcgcttcagaaattcttccagagattccaccgATAACTTATTAaaggattctacaagaaataacttcctcaattcctatagagattcctcaaggatttccttcaggaactctCCCAGGAAATTCACTACATGAATTATTCCTATGATTTTTCCAGGTAATCCTTCAAGTTTTTCCTTTTAAACTTCTTCAGAGATTCGTTCAAGACCTCAAAAAATCTAATATCTGCTCtataaattcctacagagattacCCCACGAATTCCACccatgaattcctggagcaatccatTAAGGAACCTCTttaaaaatctctagaagaatcctcggtgaaatttatcgaaaaaaaaactgaagaaattcttgcatgaGTCTATGGGGGGATTcccgaggaaatctctggaggaattcctgaagaaatctctggaacatAAAACATGCCTTACGGCTACACAGTCTTCATTttttcaacgttttttttttataataaagactacgtagacgaaaagcatatttcattaaaatatacggtctattctctaccacctcatttctggaacaatttcaaGAGGAAACCATCAAGAGATTTTCTGGAGCCTTGTAGGAATTTCTGTCAAAATAACTGGATTTCTCTGCGGGAATCATTTTAGAGATTTTCTCAGAgttatccctggagaaactcctgtgtGGGAAGGATTATCTAAGTAACTaattcagggtgtctactacctggaaaaacctggaaaacctggaattatcagggaattttgtgaaacctggaaaaaacctggaattctcagggaatttcactaacaatcagggaaatttctttgaggcagtaattcatggta contains:
- the LOC110680199 gene encoding LOW QUALITY PROTEIN: fatty-acid amide hydrolase 2-B-like (The sequence of the model RefSeq protein was modified relative to this genomic sequence to represent the inferred CDS: inserted 1 base in 1 codon), whose product is MKLRERLRHKAKSVLRSLNACTRMDEDQQNKQSTTSFVDKRKPHSLVKTVLNVGHKFLVLLVRWFLRTIYGEHGQKMPPIRNLILMESASSLALKIRTRKLTSVEVTEAFIERCKEINPQLNCVVDQCYEAALKDAAMADKLIASKTLTEEQLAAEKPFLGVPISTKDCIRVKDLLHTAGIWKRRNIRGEKDARAMELMRKAGAIPFALTNVSECCMWWESTNTIHGRTCNPYDNNRIVGGSSGGEGAIQAAAGSXFGLGSDIGGSIRMPAFFNGIFGHKPSRNVVSNDGQYPQAISDEQEMFLGIGPMCRYATDLKPMLRIIADQNAAKLRLDEPVDLKQVRFFYQQNDGGGLLVSPVDLDIRDAMEKVMAHFRSTVKAEVRKVYLDKLRKSAPIWFGNMKHKENISFDAQLDNLEDKINPYVEALKWMIGQSNHTFVGIMTAITERKGIQYGTDKYHYMVKQRDELLQEMKTMLGDNGVFIYPTHPTVAPYHNEPIVRALNFSYTGIINVLGFPATAVPLGLGREGLPIGLQVVANVNQDRLCLAVACELERAFGGWVAPEVLA